One window of the Deinococcus planocerae genome contains the following:
- a CDS encoding cupredoxin domain-containing protein, with protein sequence MNRLALLASLLIGSALAQTSGSTPAATGPVVTSDATSKTVRVNFVSGQGGHNNGLNYNGDAKGDKTLTVPLGWTVEVSLSNAGRMPHDFAVVAGSALPANIGQARLAFPDAATTVVMPGGAAQNTRFTANRPGTYLILCRVGRHAQNGMYVKMTVSNGLRAATYQ encoded by the coding sequence ATGAACCGACTCGCGCTGCTTGCCTCACTTCTGATCGGCTCCGCCCTCGCCCAGACCTCGGGGAGCACCCCAGCGGCGACCGGGCCCGTCGTGACCTCCGACGCCACCTCGAAGACCGTCCGGGTCAACTTCGTCTCCGGGCAGGGCGGCCACAACAACGGCCTGAACTACAACGGCGACGCCAAGGGCGACAAGACCCTCACGGTTCCGCTGGGCTGGACCGTCGAGGTCAGCCTGAGCAACGCCGGGCGGATGCCGCACGACTTCGCGGTGGTGGCGGGTTCGGCGCTGCCCGCCAATATCGGGCAGGCGCGCCTGGCCTTCCCGGACGCGGCGACGACCGTCGTGATGCCGGGGGGAGCGGCGCAGAACACGCGCTTCACCGCCAACCGCCCCGGAACGTACCTGATCCTGTGCCGGGTGGGCCGCCACGCGCAAAACGGGATGTACGTCAAGATGACCGTCAGCAACGGTCTGCGCGCCGCCACCTACCAGTAA